Proteins co-encoded in one Pseudoliparis swirei isolate HS2019 ecotype Mariana Trench chromosome 7, NWPU_hadal_v1, whole genome shotgun sequence genomic window:
- the LOC130196959 gene encoding PDZ and LIM domain protein 5-like isoform X1, with product MSSSYSVTLFGPAPWGFRLQGGKDFNLPLTISRLTDGGKAAKGGIGIGDMVLSIGGIAAEGMNHLEAQNKIKSCSGNLSLNLQNSA from the exons ATGAGCAGCAGCTACAGCGTCACACTCTTCGGCCCGGCCCCGTGGGGCTTCAGGCTGCAGGGAGGGAAGGACTTCAACTTGCCCCTCACCATCTCCAGG ctgACGGATGGTGGGAAGGCAGCTAAAGGTGGCATTGGTATTGGAGACATGGTCCTGTCTATTGGCGGCATCGCCGCCGAGGGCATGAACCACCTGGAGGCCCAGAACAAGATCAAGAGCTGCTCCGGTAACCTCAGCCTCAACCTACAGAA TTCTGCATGA
- the LOC130196959 gene encoding PDZ and LIM domain protein 5-like isoform X2, with protein sequence MSSSYSVTLFGPAPWGFRLQGGKDFNLPLTISRLTDGGKAAKGGIGIGDMVLSIGGIAAEGMNHLEAQNKIKSCSGNLSLNLQKR encoded by the exons ATGAGCAGCAGCTACAGCGTCACACTCTTCGGCCCGGCCCCGTGGGGCTTCAGGCTGCAGGGAGGGAAGGACTTCAACTTGCCCCTCACCATCTCCAGG ctgACGGATGGTGGGAAGGCAGCTAAAGGTGGCATTGGTATTGGAGACATGGTCCTGTCTATTGGCGGCATCGCCGCCGAGGGCATGAACCACCTGGAGGCCCAGAACAAGATCAAGAGCTGCTCCGGTAACCTCAGCCTCAACCTACAGAA GAGGTAA